The Cydia pomonella isolate Wapato2018A chromosome 20, ilCydPomo1, whole genome shotgun sequence genome contains a region encoding:
- the LOC133529170 gene encoding ribonuclease P protein subunit p29, giving the protein MSAEERNGDKSIINFLKTNVPKSDQANIEAELKKDFLLAKKKSKKPQKKVKTKKIRTLTRREKKCLGFYDIPRCSVKYEDVLPMHNIWSDYVSQMLELDKPLPDRTSKSWEQFTQTLYRSDFHGSLLHVVRSKCPSYVGKSGICIMDTRNTYKIVSKDNVVTTVPKFCSVFEMHIRNVAVTLFGKHLCVRPAERSSKKVKTQLHPDLI; this is encoded by the coding sequence ATGTCTGCCGAAGAACGCAATGGCGATAAATCTATCATTAACTTCCTCAAAACAAATGTTCCCAAATCGGACCAAGCCAACATCGAAGCAGAGTTGAAGAAGGACTTTCTTTTGGCTAAAAAGAAGAGTAAAAAGCCCCAAAAGAAAGTTAAAACTAAGAAAATTCGTACTTTAACGAGACGTGAGAAAAAATGTTTAGGTTTCTATGACATACCAAGATGTAGTGTTAAATACGAAGATGTCCTTCCTATGCACAATATATGGAGTGACTATGTAAGTCAAATGCTAGAACTGGACAAGCCACTGCCGGACCGTACAAGTAAAAGCTGGGAGCAGTTCACACAAACTCTGTACCGGTCAGATTTCCATGGCAGCTTACTTCATGTGGTTCGTTCGAAATGCCCAAGCTACGTCGGCAAGAGCGGCATATGTATTATGGACACGCGGAACACATATAAAATAGTGTCGAAAGATAACGTGGTGACTACAGTGCCTAAATTCTGTTCAGTGTTTGAAATGCACATCAGGAATGTTGCAGTGACTTTGTTTGGGAAGCATTTGTGTGTACGGCCAGCAGAAAGGTCATCTAAGAAAGTAAAGACTCAATTGCATCCTGATCTAATATAA
- the LOC133529167 gene encoding E3 ubiquitin-protein ligase SIAH1-like: protein MASKGKKSVAVEIPECPVCLETMTIPVFLCQSGHSLCNSCTLTLCPPSCPMCRQPMTQMRNRSLEELINKAKSPCPNQSSGCVFSLPGAAMADHLKECLFRPRECPHAVFGKCSWTGELKKMMDHFKEKHSAHCVAELDRDAGWRLQVNQLDLKECARHVFLAAQQNFLFIITLKVDTMQRMAYWAIQHVGQKKVAQQHLYEIHVISRNDQQRKVVFTEHCFNDSIKADEVFRLANCAVMPLDMLTHFIKDKILSFRFVIKRLNKDNKENVGQAPSSRESSVSRGSEASQGPETRGPGPKPHWKKHPGQKPGPKKFTKAQD from the exons gtCAGTGGCAGTGGAGATCCCGGAGTGCCCAGTATGCCTGGAGACCATGACCATACCGGTGTTCCTGTGCCAGTCGGGACACAGTCTGTGTAACTCCTGCACGCTGACACTCTGCCCTCCATCATGCCCCATGTGCCGACAACCCATGACGCAGATGAGGAACCGCTCGCTTGAGGAACTCATCAACAAG GCGAAGTCGCCATGCCCCAACCAGAGCTCGGGCTGTGTGTTTTCGCTGCCCGGCGCGGCGATGGCCGACCATCTCAAGGAGTGCCTGTTCCGTCCGCGGGAGTGCCCGCATGCGGTCTTCGGCAAGTGCTCGTGGACAG GTGAACTAAAGAAGATGATGGATCATTTCAAGGAGAAGCACTCGGCCCACTGCGTGGCCGAACTGGACCGTGACGCAGGTTGGAGGCTGCAAGTGAACCAACTGGATCTCAAGGAGTGCGCGCGCCACGTGTTCCTCGCCGCGCAGCAGAACTTTCTGTTTATCATCACCCTGAAG GTCGACACCATGCAGCGCATGGCCTACTGGGCGATCCAGCATGTCGGACAAAAGAAAGTCGCCCAACAACACCTCTACGAAATACACGTCATCAGCCGAAACGATCAGCAGCGCAAAGTTGTCTTCACCGAGCACTGCTTCAACGACAGCATAAAAGCTGATGAGGTGTTCCGACTGGCCAACTGTGCTGTTATGCCTCTAGACATGCTGACCCATTTCATTAAGGATAAGATACTCTCCTTCCGCTTTGTTATCAAGAGGTTGAATAAAGATAATAAAGAGAATGTTGGTCAGGCTCCAAGTAGCAGGGAGTCCTCTGTTTCTAGGGGCAGCGAGGCTTCGCAGGGCCCGGAGACGAGAGGCCCGGGGCCGAAGCCACATTGGAAGAAACATCCAGGACAGAAACCTGGCCCTAAGAAATTCACAAAGGCTCaggattaa